The following are from one region of the Dreissena polymorpha isolate Duluth1 chromosome 2, UMN_Dpol_1.0, whole genome shotgun sequence genome:
- the LOC127865687 gene encoding uncharacterized protein LOC127865687 isoform X2, translating into MLIDETEEDDLEETDHCSAYLIQAKSSDPFNKTTYLKMDTASDNFENHINENTQYFQNFNTMGDENVEPVSDCFKDNIRTLGLNSSVFVPEVYIKVEPASEYPEEYNVVSHIESHNETSKRDMEVMKHACVDTKDNFATACIDNIPKPTGIKEEPSSMNFKDHILIHDMKPLDNPTLSAIKANASSLGIIKHIAANPKMNLAGSIIKVERSLTYSDDHRDTYSMNTGILGARSPMHNADNYVRDTEKDCANSIRRIVEINNDLNYHIETNGVDTSEMDLETIEEIKQDIENLEREEIDHNAVSFLQLQREVKANISEDFLVHADNRKLSLFQLYTKGVAATVKLSIEVHCDFSCNMFVHRQPVPPTNGIWAGLPLLFDKCPYIMELCRRVQLHKVCPGNPDEEFVSFLPIGDGLYNSNLAKPLRVFEGNFNVSLGKTVDKSYSSTIRTSNCQLLVREADQCIKCKEYRSSLINRKQCLAETADPNGSEIKTKHDMMMSADDMTKKLQEQKERIMYLKRELNKLRKRCSNNKRSKSATKKVVCV; encoded by the exons ATGCTTATAGATGAAACGGAAG AGGATGACTTGGAAGAAACGGACCATTGCTCAGCATATTTAATCCAGGCTAAAAGCTCCGATCCCTTCAACAAAACCACTTATCTAAAAATGGACACTGCCTCTGATAACTTTGAAAACCATATTAATGAAAAcacacaatattttcaaaattttaacACAATGGGTGATGAAAACGTGGAGCCTGTGTCTGATTGCTTTAAAGACAATATTCGGACACTTGGCCTGAATTCCTCCGTGTTTGTCCCAGAGGTTTATATCAAAGTTGAACCTGCCTCTGAATACCCTGAAGAATATAATGTGGTATCACATATTGAATCTCACAATGAAACGTCTAAGCGTGATATGGAAGTTATGAAGCATGCCTGTGTGGATACTAAAGACAATTTTGCGACAGCCTGCATAGATAACATTCCGAAACCCACAGGCATTAAAGAAGAGCCTAGCTCTATGAACTTTAAAGACCACATTTTGATTCATGATATGAAACCTCTAGATAATCCCACATTGTCTGCCATAAAAGCAAATGCTTCGTCTTTGGGCATTATTAAACACATCGCGGCGAATCCGAAAATGAATCTCGCAGGGAGTATCATTAAAGTGGAGCGTAGCTTGACTTACTCAGATGACCATAGGGATACATACAGCATGAACACTGGGATACTGGGGGCTCGTTCACCAATGCATAATGCAGACAATTATGTTAGAGACACAGAGAAGGACTGTGCAAACTCAATCAGGCGTATTGTAGAAATTAACAACGATTTAAATTACCATATTGAGACAAATGGTGTGGATACGTCCGAGATGGACTTAGAGACTATTGAAGAAATAAAACAAGATATTGAAAATTTAGAGCGTGAAGAAATCGATCATAACGCTGTTTCTTTTTTACAGCTACAAAGGGAAGTTAAAGCAAACATCAGTGAGGATTTTCTAGTGCACGCAGACAACCGCAAGCTGTCTTTATTTCAATTGTATACAAAAGGCGTGGCTGCAACTGTGAAACTTTCCATTGAGGTTCACTGTGACTTCAGTTGCAATATGTTTGTGCATAGACAACCTGTTCCCCCAACTAATGGAATTTGGGCTGGTTTGCCTTTGCTCTTTGACAAATGTCCATACATCATGGAGCTTTGTCGGCGCGTTCAACTGCATAAAGTTTGCCCGGGAAATCCGGACGAAGAATTTGTTTCCTTTTTACCGATCGGAGATGGACTTTATAACTCTAACTTGGCTAAGCCCTTGCGCGTATTTGAGGGTAATTTTAACGTGTCATTGGGAAAGACTGTCGATAAGAGTTACAGCAGCACTATCAGAACATCCAATTGCCAATTGCTTGTAAGAGAGGCCGATCAATGTATCAAATGTAAGGAATACAGGAGCTCTTTGATTAATAGGAAACAATGTTTAGCAGAAACGGCTGATCCCAATGGATCAGAAATTAAAACCAAACATGATATGATGATGAGTGCAGATGACATGACTAAAAAGCTACAAGAACAGAAAGAAAGGATAATGTATCTCAAACGTGAACTTAACAAACTAAGAAAAAGGTGCAGTAATAACAAGCGATCAAAATCCGCAACTAAAAAAGTCGTATGTGTATAG
- the LOC127865687 gene encoding uncharacterized protein LOC127865687 isoform X1 gives MPARKKSRIGYKKKYSSSIKKKSPVFKIDEDDLEETDHCSAYLIQAKSSDPFNKTTYLKMDTASDNFENHINENTQYFQNFNTMGDENVEPVSDCFKDNIRTLGLNSSVFVPEVYIKVEPASEYPEEYNVVSHIESHNETSKRDMEVMKHACVDTKDNFATACIDNIPKPTGIKEEPSSMNFKDHILIHDMKPLDNPTLSAIKANASSLGIIKHIAANPKMNLAGSIIKVERSLTYSDDHRDTYSMNTGILGARSPMHNADNYVRDTEKDCANSIRRIVEINNDLNYHIETNGVDTSEMDLETIEEIKQDIENLEREEIDHNAVSFLQLQREVKANISEDFLVHADNRKLSLFQLYTKGVAATVKLSIEVHCDFSCNMFVHRQPVPPTNGIWAGLPLLFDKCPYIMELCRRVQLHKVCPGNPDEEFVSFLPIGDGLYNSNLAKPLRVFEGNFNVSLGKTVDKSYSSTIRTSNCQLLVREADQCIKCKEYRSSLINRKQCLAETADPNGSEIKTKHDMMMSADDMTKKLQEQKERIMYLKRELNKLRKRCSNNKRSKSATKKVVCV, from the exons ATGCCAGCACGTAAGAAGTCAAGAATTGGGTATAAGAAGAAATACTCCAGTTCTATTAAAAAGAAATCCCCAGTGTTTAAGATTGACG AGGATGACTTGGAAGAAACGGACCATTGCTCAGCATATTTAATCCAGGCTAAAAGCTCCGATCCCTTCAACAAAACCACTTATCTAAAAATGGACACTGCCTCTGATAACTTTGAAAACCATATTAATGAAAAcacacaatattttcaaaattttaacACAATGGGTGATGAAAACGTGGAGCCTGTGTCTGATTGCTTTAAAGACAATATTCGGACACTTGGCCTGAATTCCTCCGTGTTTGTCCCAGAGGTTTATATCAAAGTTGAACCTGCCTCTGAATACCCTGAAGAATATAATGTGGTATCACATATTGAATCTCACAATGAAACGTCTAAGCGTGATATGGAAGTTATGAAGCATGCCTGTGTGGATACTAAAGACAATTTTGCGACAGCCTGCATAGATAACATTCCGAAACCCACAGGCATTAAAGAAGAGCCTAGCTCTATGAACTTTAAAGACCACATTTTGATTCATGATATGAAACCTCTAGATAATCCCACATTGTCTGCCATAAAAGCAAATGCTTCGTCTTTGGGCATTATTAAACACATCGCGGCGAATCCGAAAATGAATCTCGCAGGGAGTATCATTAAAGTGGAGCGTAGCTTGACTTACTCAGATGACCATAGGGATACATACAGCATGAACACTGGGATACTGGGGGCTCGTTCACCAATGCATAATGCAGACAATTATGTTAGAGACACAGAGAAGGACTGTGCAAACTCAATCAGGCGTATTGTAGAAATTAACAACGATTTAAATTACCATATTGAGACAAATGGTGTGGATACGTCCGAGATGGACTTAGAGACTATTGAAGAAATAAAACAAGATATTGAAAATTTAGAGCGTGAAGAAATCGATCATAACGCTGTTTCTTTTTTACAGCTACAAAGGGAAGTTAAAGCAAACATCAGTGAGGATTTTCTAGTGCACGCAGACAACCGCAAGCTGTCTTTATTTCAATTGTATACAAAAGGCGTGGCTGCAACTGTGAAACTTTCCATTGAGGTTCACTGTGACTTCAGTTGCAATATGTTTGTGCATAGACAACCTGTTCCCCCAACTAATGGAATTTGGGCTGGTTTGCCTTTGCTCTTTGACAAATGTCCATACATCATGGAGCTTTGTCGGCGCGTTCAACTGCATAAAGTTTGCCCGGGAAATCCGGACGAAGAATTTGTTTCCTTTTTACCGATCGGAGATGGACTTTATAACTCTAACTTGGCTAAGCCCTTGCGCGTATTTGAGGGTAATTTTAACGTGTCATTGGGAAAGACTGTCGATAAGAGTTACAGCAGCACTATCAGAACATCCAATTGCCAATTGCTTGTAAGAGAGGCCGATCAATGTATCAAATGTAAGGAATACAGGAGCTCTTTGATTAATAGGAAACAATGTTTAGCAGAAACGGCTGATCCCAATGGATCAGAAATTAAAACCAAACATGATATGATGATGAGTGCAGATGACATGACTAAAAAGCTACAAGAACAGAAAGAAAGGATAATGTATCTCAAACGTGAACTTAACAAACTAAGAAAAAGGTGCAGTAATAACAAGCGATCAAAATCCGCAACTAAAAAAGTCGTATGTGTATAG
- the LOC127865691 gene encoding uncharacterized protein LOC127865691 isoform X1 translates to MTTCLICVLARQMLSFQHIAERLVNLFSGLTHGTILTCALQNILLLMMVYMSILPGACHDILCLCAVLCFLLNAGFHWQRIKLSLFKILLSHFKLFSPLFDIVVQYFQTTFCELYRECWEQQRGSLFKGVHQSLLSLFSVGRVFHLYSQWSSIQNRGAMGKADPRTAKGGKRKASRAASPEEPAPKQNRLATLIAEAISQDREVLEEIQTLLTAPTEPTRKPDGTSSAISISETDNISEESDDVSSVLAMSNFGDGPSTSSAADISLGVFSVVHPPLDQNTMNKIVNGEYVDFPSLIFKDQNHETTTIHKTQSSTITSTHKASRKQLHNIHQWNEAFQIYSDIYTQKYPTQAPHLFRYMTIIQRLSNSTRAWLTYDEKFRRLRAACPSIPWGTVHIETFLFCTTLGQSQPFRTTATPSSGFRSFSNRPNKSPFFRRGYCWDFQQVGSCERPRCTQAHRCGGCEGPHGAFQCNQPFLKPKRNNFASPFTPKPSSFGKPTTSQQQQQQQQK, encoded by the exons ATGACAACATGTTTAATATGCGTGCTCGCCAGGCAAATGCTCTCATTTCAGCACATTGCAGAACGTCTCGTCAACTTATTTTCTGGACTCACTCACGGAACAATTTTAACTTGCGCTTTACAGAACATTTTGCTGCTGATGATGGTGTACATGTCCATCCTACCCGGGGCATGCCACGATATTTTATGTCTGTGCGCAGTGCTTTGCTTTTTGCTGAACGCAGGCTTCCATTGGCAGAGAATCAAGCTGAGTCTGTTTAAAATATTGCTTTCtcattttaagttattttctccATTATTTGACATTGTGGTGCAATATTTTCAGACAACATTTTGTGAGCTGTATCGGGAGTGTTGGGAACAGCAGCGTGGAAGTCTGTTCAAAGGTGTCCATCAGTCCCTGCTCAGCCTGTTCAGTGTTGGAAGAGTATTCCATCTGTACTCTCAGTGGTCGAGTATCCAAAATCGAGG CGCAATGGGAAAAGCTGACCCACGGACAGCGAAAGGTGGCAAACGGAAGGCCAGCAGGGCAGCATCTCCAGAAGAACCAGCCCCCAAACAGAACAGACTTGCAACGCTGATAGCTGAGGCCATATCCCAAGACAGGGAAGTTCTGGAAGAAATACAGACTCTTCTGACTGCTCCTACTGAGCCCACGAGAAAGCCGGATGGAACCTCTTCAGCCATTTCCATATCAGAGACTGATAACATCAGTGAGGAGTCGGATGATGTATCCTCAGTCCTGGCGATGTCTAACTTTGGCGACGGCCCTTCAACTAGTTCAGCCGCCGACATTAGTTTAGGTGTTTTTTCTGTTGTTCATCCACCTCTAGACCAAAACACTATGAATAAGATTGTTAATGGGGAATACGTTGATTTTCCATCACTAATCTTCAAAGATCAAAATCATGAAACAACAACCATTCACAAAACTCAATCTTCTACAATCACATCAACGCACAAGGCTAGTCGGAAGCAACTTCACAACATCCATCAATGGAATGAAGCATTCCAAATCTACTCCGACATATACACCCAGAAATACCCAACACAAGCCCCCCATCTTTTCAGGTACATGACCATAATTCAAAGACTGTCCAACAGCACCCGCGCCTGGTTGACCTACGACGAAAAGTTCCGTCGTCTAAGGGCTGCGTGCCCCTCTATTCCATGGGGTACTGTCCACATAGAAACCTTTCTCTTCTGTACGACACTGGGTCAAAGCCAGCCCTTTCGGACCACTGCAACACCATCTTCAGGCTTCCGGTCTTTCTCAAACAGGCCTAACAAGTCTCCCTTCTTCAGGAGAGGCTACTGTTGGGATTTCCAACAAGTGGGTTCATGTGAACGGCCCAGATGCACACAAGCACACCGATGCGGAGGTTGCGAGGGCCCACATGGTGCCTTCCAATGCAACCAGCCATTCCTCAAACCTAAACGTAACAACTTCGCCAGTCCTTTCACTCCCAAACCATCTTCATTCGGAAAGCCAACAACGtcccagcagcagcagcaacagcagcaaaaGTAA
- the LOC127865691 gene encoding uncharacterized protein LOC127865691 isoform X2: MGKADPRTAKGGKRKASRAASPEEPAPKQNRLATLIAEAISQDREVLEEIQTLLTAPTEPTRKPDGTSSAISISETDNISEESDDVSSVLAMSNFGDGPSTSSAADISLGVFSVVHPPLDQNTMNKIVNGEYVDFPSLIFKDQNHETTTIHKTQSSTITSTHKASRKQLHNIHQWNEAFQIYSDIYTQKYPTQAPHLFRYMTIIQRLSNSTRAWLTYDEKFRRLRAACPSIPWGTVHIETFLFCTTLGQSQPFRTTATPSSGFRSFSNRPNKSPFFRRGYCWDFQQVGSCERPRCTQAHRCGGCEGPHGAFQCNQPFLKPKRNNFASPFTPKPSSFGKPTTSQQQQQQQQK; this comes from the coding sequence ATGGGAAAAGCTGACCCACGGACAGCGAAAGGTGGCAAACGGAAGGCCAGCAGGGCAGCATCTCCAGAAGAACCAGCCCCCAAACAGAACAGACTTGCAACGCTGATAGCTGAGGCCATATCCCAAGACAGGGAAGTTCTGGAAGAAATACAGACTCTTCTGACTGCTCCTACTGAGCCCACGAGAAAGCCGGATGGAACCTCTTCAGCCATTTCCATATCAGAGACTGATAACATCAGTGAGGAGTCGGATGATGTATCCTCAGTCCTGGCGATGTCTAACTTTGGCGACGGCCCTTCAACTAGTTCAGCCGCCGACATTAGTTTAGGTGTTTTTTCTGTTGTTCATCCACCTCTAGACCAAAACACTATGAATAAGATTGTTAATGGGGAATACGTTGATTTTCCATCACTAATCTTCAAAGATCAAAATCATGAAACAACAACCATTCACAAAACTCAATCTTCTACAATCACATCAACGCACAAGGCTAGTCGGAAGCAACTTCACAACATCCATCAATGGAATGAAGCATTCCAAATCTACTCCGACATATACACCCAGAAATACCCAACACAAGCCCCCCATCTTTTCAGGTACATGACCATAATTCAAAGACTGTCCAACAGCACCCGCGCCTGGTTGACCTACGACGAAAAGTTCCGTCGTCTAAGGGCTGCGTGCCCCTCTATTCCATGGGGTACTGTCCACATAGAAACCTTTCTCTTCTGTACGACACTGGGTCAAAGCCAGCCCTTTCGGACCACTGCAACACCATCTTCAGGCTTCCGGTCTTTCTCAAACAGGCCTAACAAGTCTCCCTTCTTCAGGAGAGGCTACTGTTGGGATTTCCAACAAGTGGGTTCATGTGAACGGCCCAGATGCACACAAGCACACCGATGCGGAGGTTGCGAGGGCCCACATGGTGCCTTCCAATGCAACCAGCCATTCCTCAAACCTAAACGTAACAACTTCGCCAGTCCTTTCACTCCCAAACCATCTTCATTCGGAAAGCCAACAACGtcccagcagcagcagcaacagcagcaaaaGTAA